Genomic window (Daucus carota subsp. sativus chromosome 5, DH1 v3.0, whole genome shotgun sequence):
CGAGATGCATACGCAATTACTTTATCATTCTGCATTAGtacacatcctaatcctttatGAGATGCATCgctataaatcacaaaattacCTTGATCATCCGGTAATACTAACACAGGTGCAGTTATCAATCTCTGCTTTAGTTCTTGGAAACTTGCTTCACATTTTTCTGTCCATTCAAATTTCTCATTCTTTCGGGTGAGTCTTGTCAATGGCATGGCTAACTTAgcaaaatccttaacaaacctACGATAATAACCTGCTAATCCCATAAAGCTTCGTACCTCTGTCGGAGTTTTGGGTCTTTCCCAATGGACCACTGCCTCAATCTTGGCCGAATCTACCTTAATTCCTTCACTACTGACTACATGTCCTAGGAATTGAACTTCTCTTAACCAAAATTCACACTTCGAAAACTTGGCATATAACTTTTCTTGACGTAAAATCtccaatataaattttaaatgttcagcatgctcttccttagacttagagtagataaaaatatcatcgatgaacacaatcacaaatttatccaaatacttcttgaaaattctattcatcaaatccataaaagctgATGGCGCATTAGTTAATCCAAATGCCATCACCAAGAATTCATAATGTCCATACCAGGTTCTAAAGGCGGTTTTCAGAATATCCTCTGGCTTGATCTTCAGTCGATGGTACCCACTATGTAGATCAATCTTGGAGAAACAGGTTGCACCTTTCAATTGGTCAAACAGATCATCAATCTttggtaaaggatatttattcttGATAGTCAGTTTGTTAAGTTCGCGATAATCAATGCATAGTCTCATGCTGCCGtccttcttcttcacaaacaatACTGGTGCGCCCCAAGGTGATACACTTGGCCTTATTACTCCTTTATCTAAAAGATCTTGCAACTGCGTAGCTAATTCCTTCATCTCTACAGGTGCCATACGATATGGAGCTTTCGATACAGTATCTGTTCCAGGGGCTAGCTCAATCGCAAACTCAATCTCTCTGTCTGGAGGTAGTCCAAAAAGCTCATCAGAAAATACATCTGTAAAAGTTATTCACCACCGGAATATCTTCAATCTTAGGTGTCTCATTACGGTTGTCTATTACATGAGCTAAGTAGGCTTGATATCCTTGACGTAACAATCGCTTGGCTTGAATCATGGTTAAGAACTTCTTAGCTTGCCTCTGACCTTGAAATACTATAGTCTGACCATCAGAGGTTCGCATACTCACTTTATTATTCGTGCAATCTATGAAAGCATTACTGGTTGCTAGCCAATCCAttcctaatataacatcaaattctcttaacttgaaaggtatcaagtcagCATAGAAGTGATGTCCTGATATATTTATGACACACTGAGGACAAATCTTATCTACAGGGATACGATGTTGATCAGCAATTTCTATCATTAACGGTTGCTCTAATGGTTGAGTCTTATTATTCACTTTActcataaaatccatagataTAAAAGATCTAGTGGCTCTAGAATCAATTAACACCATAGCATTCATGGAATTTACTGAAAGCGTACCTGCAATCACATTGGAGTCCTGAATGACATCTCTCATAGTCATGTTAAAAGTCCTGGACTTAGGTTGATTGACGGATGATGTTGCGGAGTTGGTTGGAAATACACTTCTACAATCTCTCGCATAGTGACTTGGTTTCCCACACTTGAAACAAATATTACTTGTCGGAGCCTTCATATTTGGGCATTCCGTTGCATAGTGCACCTTTTTTATGACATCTATAACATTCAATATTAGCTTTTCTGCATGGCCCTAGGTGTTTCTGTCCACAGACCTTACAATCTGGCAATGGTGGCCTCATTACGCGCTCCTGATGAGACACTTGTGGGAGATTACTTCGTATCACACTTCTTGCTTCTGGCTTCCTGAACTGCTCACTCCTTCTAAACCAAAACTCTGGCCTTCTTCCACTTCTGTTATCAAAAGTCCCCTAGTGTTGACTTCCTTCAGATGCTTCCATCTTCCTCTTCTTTCCTTCTTTCTCTTTCTGAGAGaaatcactttctccttcaataaTCATTGCTTTCTGGACAACAACTGTATAATCTTTCAACTCAAACATAGCTACCCTGCTTCTGATCCAAGGTTTCAGTCCCTGCTGAAATCGTTTTGCTCTTTTCCCCTCGGTATCGACATAGTCGGGGACAAACCTAGAAAGCTCTGTAAATTTTGCTTCATAATCTGCTACACTCATATTTCCATGTTTCAACTCTAAAAACTTAACTTCCATTTGATCTTGCATATAAGTAGGAAAGTACTTTTCAAGAAATAACTCCGTAAATCTTTCCCAAGTAACTGTACCCGTACCTTCCACTACTTTCCGAGAGTCCCACCAGTAATTAGCTTCGCCTTTCAGAAAGTAACTCACGAATCCAGTTTTCTGTTCATTCCCTACTCGAACCAATTCAAATGCCTTCTCAATCTCTTTCAGCCAATTCCTGGCCTCAATTGGATCCGCTGTTCCTTTGAATTCTGGAGGATGCATAGATTGAAACATTTTAAAGGTTACCACTGGCTCTATTGGCTGTTGAGGTTGCTGGGCCGCAAAAGCTGCAGCCTGCGTACGTAGAAGTTCCATCATCTGCTGTGCAGTAATGGGTTCTCCTGCTTCACTACTACCAGTATTAGCTCGAGCCGTTCCCTCGGAAGCCATATTTCTGATATATCAAAACAAACGACTTGTTTAATACAACATTCCAACTTGGACAAGGACGTAAAATATTTCCTCTTGTAAGCTAATTTATGATCACACAAAAATAATCCAAATTATACTAGGAAAGCTAACCACATCAAAACTCTAGAGGAACAATAAAGGAAAATAGATCCACTACAAAAATACACTATTCAACAAACTACTGCCACAACCCATTCCTATAAAAGCTTCCTACTAAAAAAGTCCATGATAATGGATAAGTTATATAAGCATCATACATGGAGCTAGAACTGCAGAATGCTAAACATCTGTCAAGTCCAGTACAATGAAACACAACTAGTACTGACCTGCCCGCGATATACCCTAATAGCCTATAACTACCCTTATGCGAGGTTTACCTAACACACCCGGCTTATTAAACCTGTTACTACCTATATTCTGCTTTCAAAAAtataacctgtagctctgataccaactgtgacagcccaAAAATCCGGGGTCAAGATCTGGTGTCACTAACCTTAAaaacatttcaaaaaaaaacctggaatttcaataataaataaaagaaatagaGTTGACCCCTAAAACTTCAGGATCGCACACAGGTTATAATACTGAAAACAGAATATTCTTACTAAACGTTATTACACCCTAAATCTCCACTATTAGCTACactttgataaaaaaaacacaactaatAATCCAATGTAACTTTTAACACGATATCTCAAAACAAGCTGCCCCACAGTTATAGTTTACAAAACAGTTCAAACTATACTCCCTATGTTTTCCCTAAAGTGGAACTTAGCTAGCTCTGGTCTCTAGATCGAACTCCTACGCGCCGCCCTATGCTGACGTGTAGGCTTTGATCCTAGCTGAAAAGGGTTGGAAACAGTAACAAGAGTGAGCAAAACATTTCTCAACAAGatataatatgaataaagtaatttaatacacgttgaaatgaaattataagCTAGGGACGCAATTTATACAGATATAACTAATTAATGATGTCCAACGTTCATAGAAGAAAATGAACTTAATTGAAAATGAACAACAATACTCAGGATCTGTGTAACCACGAGATTTATTAAAAGCCTTTTCTTTACCAAAACACTTTCTTTTTATTAACTTATATCCTTCCTTTCAACCAATTATTTAATTCCAATACTTTTCAACTAAATTCATAGACAATACGGGTAATCAGCCGCGTAAAGTCTTCCGTCCCGGGCACCGGATCTAAGTCCCACCGGTAACAGATCTTTCCGGGCACTGGATCTAAGTCCCACCGGCGATGGATCGTTCCGGGCACTGGATCTAAGTCCCACCGGTAACGACACTAGGTATCAAACAGGCATCTAACTGGCCTTCCGGCTGGACTATCTACTAGCCCCTTACGCCAACCTTTTATTTTCAATTCCACAATGCTTTAAAACTCAATAATTACTCAATACatgtttaaagtttaaactttGCAATAAAGCTCATGAATTAACAAGCTCTCCCGGCTATAAACAGAATATACTTTGATTGCCAAAGTTCAAGATATAAGTAGATGACACAAGATCATACTTATCTCATAGTATCAATCCAGGATACCTATAAATCAACAGTAATGCCAAGCTGTAAAAGAGCTCAATTATACCTTCAAGAATTTGACTACAAGATAATGAGAACATATCTCTTAAAATGCTATCAACTATAATTCATCAACTTGTTTTAATTACAAGAAGGGATAAAACACTTGCCGCTTTTCACTATCAATATAGAATATGATTACTTGCAATAGTTACAAGTCAAGAATAGAATACTTGCCTGATATATAGCAAAATCTTGAAACGAGTAGACTTTACACCTTATCTGATTGCACACACTTGCCCTTATTCTTTGTTTCAGAACCTATATAAAAGACAGTAATTCAGTTGACGAACAATCTAAGTCGTCTtctaaattactaatcaaatctATCTGCTACCTTTCGTATGTGCAAATAAGAAAAATAGATTATTTGCAAGTAAGCAATTAGTAATAGTATATACACGTTGCGTTACATAAGCAGGCATTCACTTTAATCGGTACTAGatctaataatatttattatcttaAGATTCTCCGAGTCAAATAAGTCATAACACAAAAACTAACTCAATATCAACAGGAATCAATATTGATTATATACTTAAGACAACTCTGAGTGTCAAGAATAGTTTAACTTCAATGAACATGTAGTTCCCAATACAATCCAGTATTTAGCCAGAATAGTTATTCGATAGTGAAATCTAGGTGcgataacttaaaataattaatgcGCATAATCCATAAATAATTCACGCCACACGCATCAGAAATCgatcataaatcactttttaaatataagatGAAATCACAATATTTTCAAGTTACTGTATTTAACACGAATCTGAATCAAAGTGTATTATCCTCCCGTCATACTCCGGGGTTGCACCAAGGTCCCATCTGCCCTCGGGTCCCATAGGTGTACATATCTATTACACCCCTTTTTATCTCCAGGTTTCCTATTCTTTTATTCAACCACACAATTCAACTAACCCTGTTTATACCTATCCATCTTTCTAAACCTACCCACTACTCAGACCTCACTCCTTCATCTTATATCAGCCTATAGTTTTGTTTTTAACCCCTTTTTACAACTCAACTTAACACCTTAATTAACTGAGCAATACCAGTGCACACCACCATCTCCTTCACTTGTAAGTTCAACCATCTCCACTCAACCCTCCCTCACTCTCACCCCTGGACTCCCTCGAACCAGCTCCCCCAGCCTCCCCATCCGCAACAACGACCTCACACCAACCCAATCCGCCACAAACACCAGTACATACACAACAGGCACATAAAACCTATATACTAAACCATGGATTTGTTCAATTAACTAAAAAGAATAGAAGAAGTGGAGATTACCGTGATTGATTTCGCCGCCACAAACCCTCACAGTGACTTCGGGATTTTTTTCTGTGTTCTTATCCTTAATTGATTCTTTtagaaatcaatttatatttatcaaaattaaggcCCCAATTATTACTAAAAGAAAAGCTATTTAagctttaaaataatttttgggccTCGAAAATATTCTCGAaagctaaaataaaacttaactAATTTACGTAAAAATTCAAGATcgcttataaatataaaaagaatctttttctttttaaaacaataaaccgattttataattaaatgctTGCATAATCATTCTAATCACAAAATTAAAAGATTTAGTGAAATGCACTTTAACAACTAATTCACAAAACTATAGGAGTCATCACATAATTGCACaaactctatttatttatttattttatataaaacagATAATAAAATCCGCGAGTATTACAATAACAGCTGGAAATATCAGAAAACTATGTCATCATCGTTTAGTACTTCTGGAACAAGTGTAATTTTTGTCTTCTTTACATCAAATTATGGTTAATTATagtatattgtataataaatatGGTTTCACATGGTCAATCTTTGGATTtttgataggtccattattttgcacattttaactacctatttattgcttgttttcgtatatttattagttaattgttttgttttcaggagtttttagagaaatcgagaattcaagaaaaaaaggaacaaaaaggtgcaagaggggaaaaagaggaagaaaaagaaaagaaaaagaagaagaaggaaaaaaaggaaaagaaaatcaagacacaaagacccttctacccctaaaaccctaatctaggcctatataaacatccttTTCTCTCATGAGCCACCAAGTTAGTTTACCCTAgttttacctagttgttagtagcctcaTTCATCACCTTCTAGCTTGctttttcaaattgtaatctctcaaatattgtaaacactttcttgtttaatataatttcaagtttagtttcttcatctcctacatctttaccttgttgaaatttatggctatgatctattttctttccaaaagtggataaagtggcatgtatgccaaccacttgtgggttgaaagagcctttattttatgttttagtttACATTTTGGTATTTAGATTAAGCCCCTTTTAAATCTCAATTTTATTAGTGGGTTTAATGATTtagttgatttgatttt
Coding sequences:
- the LOC108221465 gene encoding uncharacterized protein LOC108221465, with the translated sequence MASEGTARANTGSSEAGEPITAQQMMELLRTQAAAFAAQQPQQPIEPVVTFKMFQSMHPPEFKGTADPIEARNWLKEIEKAFELVRVGNEQKTGFVSYFLKGEANYWWDSRKVVEGTGTVTWERFTELFLEKYFPTYMQDQMEVKFLELKHGNMSVADYEAKFTELSRFVPDYVDTEGKRAKRFQQGLKPWIRSRVAMFELKDYTVVVQKAMIIEGESDFSQKEKEGKKRKMEASEGSQH